TAAATGCTCAGAATGAAAAAGTTTCTTTCGATTATACGTACAAAGTCGAGATTGATCCAGATCAAATGGATAAAACAAGAAAAAATATTCAAACGATTCTTCCAGCAAGCTACCTTATTTATGATGCAAAAAACATTTCTTTTCCCATGGATGATTTGCCTATCGCGAATTCTGGGATTCAAGACCAGGATCGCATCCTTTGGGTAGATGGTTCCGTTATCTATTCTTTGTCACAACTCCATGCTATTTTGCGAGAAAGTGCTTCAGTTTTGACCATTCAACGCAATGGTCATACGTTTGTTGTAAAAGTGCCAAGAGCACATTTAACAGAGTTTTATTTGCAAGACAGAGAAAAGAACGAATTAGAAGATTGGGCTTATGAGCTAAAAGTGGAAAAAGATGCAGAAGAGCTTTTTTTCATGCCTTACATGGTGTCGATGTCGGGTGTCGTTGAATCTACGTTAGAGTTTATTGAAGAAAAACCTTTTTTAATGGATGAAAAATCGCTTCAAATAGGGGATCGCATTATTGCTGTGGATGGAAAAAAAGTGACGACAGCCTACGATATTTTTAAAGCCCTGCAATCACACGAGCATTTGATGATTGTGCAAAGAAATCCTAAATTATTGCAGATTGCTCAATCTACAGGTCAAGATGAAGTCTTTGAAACTCTGCTTCAAAAATCTGTTCTTATTGACTTTGCGAATCATGTTGGATCTAACTCTTCATCCTCTCAAAAAGATTTGTATTTACTCAAACCAACGCAAGCTCTTTCTATGGAGCAAATGATGGAAAAATCTTCTACAATGGCTTTGACACTCGAGGAGCAAAAAGCAAAAATTTTACAAATTTCAAATCAGGAAAAACGCCAAACTTTAATCAAGGCTTTTAATACGCAATTGCAACAACCTTTTTTAGGACTTTCGTTAAAAGATCGCCAGGTGACCTATAATCCAAACCCCTTCGCGTCTTTTGGCAAAGTTTATACAGAAACTATTCGCACCATTCAAGCATTGATCCAGGGTAATACAAGTCCAAAATGGCTGAGCGGACCTTTGGGTATCTTTCAAGTCATGCACACAGGTTTTTCCATTTCCCTTAAACAGGGTTTGTTTTGGCTTGCTGCCATTTCA
Above is a genomic segment from Chlamydiota bacterium containing:
- a CDS encoding putative zinc metalloprotease, giving the protein MENLLYILLALFGFGMLIFLHELGHYVVAKWQGMTIDTFSIGFGRPILKWKVGGTSWQLGWIPFGGYVKIKGMENEGKKQAHEIEGGYFQKSPLSRIKVALAGPIVNFALALFFFTIIWASGGREMPFQDSTQIVGFVEPKSKLYELGIRSGDVITTVNGQKFTSFQDLISASVMNPDGVNIQGYSLNAQNEKVSFDYTYKVEIDPDQMDKTRKNIQTILPASYLIYDAKNISFPMDDLPIANSGIQDQDRILWVDGSVIYSLSQLHAILRESASVLTIQRNGHTFVVKVPRAHLTEFYLQDREKNELEDWAYELKVEKDAEELFFMPYMVSMSGVVESTLEFIEEKPFLMDEKSLQIGDRIIAVDGKKVTTAYDIFKALQSHEHLMIVQRNPKLLQIAQSTGQDEVFETLLQKSVLIDFANHVGSNSSSSQKDLYLLKPTQALSMEQMMEKSSTMALTLEEQKAKILQISNQEKRQTLIKAFNTQLQQPFLGLSLKDRQVTYNPNPFASFGKVYTETIRTIQALIQGNTSPKWLSGPLGIFQVMHTGFSISLKQGLFWLAAISLNLAILNLLPIPPLDGGHVVFYTYELITRKRVSMKTMNRVTIPFMILFIMLFVFTTFQDLSRFFGKFF